GCCGATGATCTTCTGGCCGCCGGCGGGGTCCATGATGTAGGACACGAACTTGGCCACGGGCTCGGCGGGCTTCTCGGAAGTGATGATGAAGAGCGGGCGCGAGACGGGGTAGGACTTGTCGGCCACGGTCTTCTCGGAGCCGGAGACGCCGTTGACCTTCAGGGCCTTCACGGTCTTGTCCACGTAGGCGTAGCCGTCGTAGGCGATGGCGAACTTGTTCTTGCTCACCACCTGGAGCACCGCGCCGGAGGAAGCCTGGAGCAGCGCGGCGGGGGTGACCTTCTTGTCCTTCATGATCAGCTCCTGCCAGGCCTCGTAGGTGCCCGAGGAGGTGTCGCGGGAGATCACGACGATTTCGCGGTCTTCGCCGCCCACTTCCTTCCAGTTCTTGATGGCGCCGGAGAAGATGCCCTGGAGCTGGGCGGCGCTCAGGTCGGTGACCGGGTTGGCGGGGTTGACGATGGGGGCCAGGGCGTCCATGGCGATCTCAATGGGCTTCACGGGGCGGCCCTTTTCCTTGGCGGCGTCGAGTTCCTTGTCCTTCATTTCGCGCGAGGACATGGCGATGTCGGTGGCGCCGTCGATGATGGCCTTGATGCCGTTGCCCGAGCCGCCGCCGGACACGGTGATGGAGACGCCGGGGTTGGCCTTCATGTAGGCCTCGACCATCTTCTGCATGGCCGGGAGCACGGTGGTGGAGCCGTCCACGCGCATGCTCTGGGCCTGGGCGTTGCCGGCCAGGAGCAGCAGGGCGAAAAGGAAAGCGGCGAATTTCTTCATGGGGTATAGCCTCCGGTGATTGGGGGTGATGCGCCGGAATTCCCGTCCGGCGGCACGTGGAAGCTAGGAACGCCCTGTGACGATCAGGTTACGCCCGCCATGAGACTTTGTGACGAAGCCGCGCGGACCGCACAAACACAGGCGCGGCGGGTTCCGCAGGGAGTCGGGGCGGGCGGAATCTGCCGGTTATGGCTGGTATGATTATCGCATAGGAAAAAGGTTTCATCCTTTTCTTGCCAAGAAACCGTCGAGGGATTAATTTTTAGCATCCCTCTCGGTTTCCATGGACGGGAACCGTGCGCCCGTGCACCGGGCGCTCAACGGCAAGGCAGCCCAACCGGACGCAGGTCCGGAGGTCCGTCCATGGAGTCCACCAGCCGCATCCGGCAGGCCACGGTGTTCCAGGCGCGCGCCGCCCAGTCGGGCGCGTCCCAGGTGCCGACCGTCCAGCAGTCCCCCGTGCAGGAGCCCCTGAAGGCCCGTGTGGTCACGCGTTCCCTAGGCGTGCGTCTGGGCGGCTTCGGCGTGGACTACACCTCGCGCCGCGTGGTGGTGGACCCCGGCCCGGGGCAGGCCGGGGATCAGGCCCAGGCCCAGGCGGCCGCCAAGGCCCTGGCCGAGGCCGCCGCCCGTCAGGCTGGGGCCGAGCGCGTCTTCGAGGCCGACTGGAGCGACCCCACCCCCGAGTTCACCCCCGCGCCCGACCACCCCGATCCCGTCTGGCGCAGAGGCCTGCGCGCCTACGCCAAGGCCCGCGACATGCTCAGGGCCGATGCGGCGTCATCGCGCCGCCAAAGCCTCGCCGTTGCCTGATCTAGGGCTTCGCGGCCCTGTCCAGCACCGCCCACGCGGGGTCCACGGTGCTCACGCACAGGGTCGCCGTGCCCTCCAGGCGCAGGCGCACGGCCGCCGGCCCGCCCGGCCACGT
The genomic region above belongs to Fundidesulfovibrio magnetotacticus and contains:
- a CDS encoding PstS family phosphate ABC transporter substrate-binding protein → MKKFAAFLFALLLLAGNAQAQSMRVDGSTTVLPAMQKMVEAYMKANPGVSITVSGGGSGNGIKAIIDGATDIAMSSREMKDKELDAAKEKGRPVKPIEIAMDALAPIVNPANPVTDLSAAQLQGIFSGAIKNWKEVGGEDREIVVISRDTSSGTYEAWQELIMKDKKVTPAALLQASSGAVLQVVSKNKFAIAYDGYAYVDKTVKALKVNGVSGSEKTVADKSYPVSRPLFIITSEKPAEPVAKFVSYIMDPAGGQKIIGEVGYFPVKK